A region of the Apium graveolens cultivar Ventura chromosome 6, ASM990537v1, whole genome shotgun sequence genome:
tgctcactggtgcaaatttcagaatgacaactatggtttcttgagtgcattagacactcttaaactacaagtttcccttcaaaacttttacacaagactctcctgacctaagggcatcttaaaaacttgatgtggctcaagggcctggcttgggccttcttgggcctaagctaaaagtccaaggttcccctgtttttctgggcagaaaacgccctgacttaaattaacttatgacacatggttctaactcatatcctatgtaatatggttggaaaaacttctctgacactccctctaactaaggcccaacagggcctaatgaggtccaacccatgacatggtcaaatctccctatttctaagttgcaacaaaactgtcccctgctggacagattttgttattctacttgtgcacctaaccaaatgacatgcaaacctccaaccaacacctaaaaccttttatatactcccaataccaacttctggtggcttggtcctcaaagtgcacatcaatgacatggtcaaaacttcctcTAAACCTCAgagtactaaactgattttctgcagaaactataactctcctttctccaaagtcttgacttgacaaactcaactaccaacaactcaatactcaaaccaagacttaaataTGGTAATCTACTggactaactcccttattctcaaaataaccttgggtgagatcatcctttacctaaggtgcaattatgacaaaacaaaagaaactacacttctcaattcacaaatcatcaagtttttgaaacaacaagatatgcatttttatgaaagataaccacgaattattaccatgcatcaaggagcattaatgaatattaacaccttatttctactgagattaaagctcactaacaaaatctttccaaatgatcaaaatcttatgacattccaagagaaatccacatgcatgcatgtcttcgggttttgcaaaccaaaacaacatattttctacatatattctatcataaaattgatatgcaagcctagcataagctatacctagatgattacttagcatgcaaagagttttatcaaattttcaccataaaattcaagccattatcacataaacatgcaaaaattgaattaagcaacaagaatagtcttaaggaccattcattcggctcccatatggtcatggccgaataaaATGGAAGGGAATGACCATTTAATCATCtagagtttccctctcaagacttggcacttctccattccttgtagtcctctcaaaaacaaccctaaactcacaagaatcaaggttgtactttgagtttcaactaaaacctttacatgcaacctttaaacttaaactttctactcaaaactctttgaaatatgagtgatcatggaagggaaagtaacatttacttgtataaagagtggaagcttggttgaggatttaagaaaaaaaatgggagggggggtttcggctaaaagccgagagtgaaggagagaggagggagagaagaatgagtgtggtggtgagtgatgtatgaaatgatcatgactttgcttgttttatggtttttgtgttgccaaatgtgagtggaattaggaattgacatgattagccttccacttgaacttggttcaatttgcatgcaagggtaaagaaggtatttggctaggaaataagaattagtggggtggttattgactctttagcccttttggaataTATAGAAGGgatatttgcatgcaaggataactatgtaatttgctaattataacaattaaaatttaaaaagatttatttttataaaataaaatacaagttcaaaaattataaaatttataccataaaataacttggatttttagaaattttataaaactacttttgaattttgtgaataaaataacttttaaaagaaaatttctccaaggtttagaatattccttataaattaaaaataaagcaaataaataaactcttgctttgaaaaatcatatactacataaaacaaatttaaaatgcagaaatttttttcattcacacaaggcactaccattaagtatattcacttacggctttaatatcacacaaaatccacagatattattacataaaatgccggtcgtaacatttttagggacggagggagtattaaatTATCTATACTTGGGTAAGGTTAATTGGGTAATTTAGTAACTCTAAATATTGTTAAATACGGTGTTTAAATGTTAATTCCTTACCATTGTTTGTTTTCTTCTTTTTTATGCAAAGAACTTGAATGTTTTTTTAACATTAATAGTTACAACACTTTGCATTTTTTAATACTTGATGGGGAATAAATGCATTTTAGGATGCCAAAGTCTAATATAAATCTGGAACTTGTTCATCAAATTTCAAACCTTAATTCGTAGGATGATAACAcctatataaagggtctcacTCCCACCATCAAAAACTACATTTGACCTGATCCTTGGCATTGAGCATGttatgtaggcatcttgtgaaggcaTATTTGAGTCACGAAATATGAGAGCAATCAAATAGAGTCTTGAGCTCATGAATCCTAGTATTAAAGACACTCTAGTTTTCAACCCATAACATTTGGCACAGTCTGTGGGAAGAAGACATCAATAATGATAAGCACGCGAAGAAACAACGGAACAGGTGAAACCCCTGCTGGAACTACCTAAGCGATTTCATCTACTATTGAGATTTTGCCCCGCTCGATATAAAACACTTAAGTGGCGGTGAAACCCATCATCCCTACATCCGTATCTCAATCAATACTGATTCTAGGGACAAATTCTCAAGACCCAACTGTGACGTTCCTCAAATAAGGGGGGTCTGGATTTGACGTCATCACACGAAAACCACTTTTGAAAACCTGTATTTTTGAAAAGATAATAAAAGCCAAAGAATTTAAAAACCTAGACAATTGAAAAGAATTCAAAAGAAAATAGTTTGACCCCCTAAAACAGGATCGCATACAAGTTACATTATTAAAACTAGAATCAACCACTATTATTAATCAACAACATATTTTACAACATCAATTCATCTTTGATAAGAAGAATCACTACTACTTTATTTACAAACCTGATTTATAATTGAATCTCAATAAATAACTCTAAGTCGAACCCTCTTCATCAAATTTCCTAGACACCTTCTTTGACCTCTGGATAACTTAACCACTCATACTATTTGCCTAGCCTTAGCCTTAAATGTTATCGTACTTGAGAAACTCATATTTACGCCTTTCTGAAATGGTTAAAAgaaaagtaagggtgagcaacaatgcTCAGCAAGTACCAATATGACAATAATAATCTGAAATAGTTTATCAAGAATTCACAAGCTCAAGGTAGTATATAAAAAGATTCATCAATCTTTGTATCAATTGAAAACTATGAAATTCAATCATTCAAAAGAATTATTGAATTAGACTTATCTCATTTTAACTAAAACcaaaggttaggctgttgatcagtcataCACTAACCCCAAAAATGACACACAACcctgttctctatactggatccaaggcacgcattggcctacatttaaccacgaatctggtctgaccacgaatctggtccacatattttatgaaactatccaattctaataatttaattcaataaaaataTTCATCTCCATAAAAAGAATCATAATCAAtagttataaaatattttaataaaaacaacgtttgtatttaaaaatcaattcgTATGCGACAAGAGTTTCAACCTTGTAATAACAAAGGTTTGGTATTTATGAAATGAAATCAAGTATACAAGAGTATGTTTTCATTGAATGAAAGGTATTTGGTGATTTTGAAGTGGTATAATAGGGTATGTGTTCATAGGATATGATAAGATGTTTGgcttttcagaatttgaagttAAAAAGAAGTCATGAGTTTCGTTCTCAGAAGTAAAGGTTTACCAGGTGTGGTTCACCGCATAAAATATAATACCATAATCATGAAAGAAATATCAAATCTTTGCAACATATATAAGAAATGATTTAGGAACTTGCCTTAAATCCGATTCCAACTCACAACTCAGTCTCATACTTCATACTCCACAATCTATGCATATCATAACTCACGGATAACCTCTGACTATACTGTGTTCACTGTATATCGTTGCTTTCTCGACTTATTCCTTATTCTCTTTGCGACACCATTTGACCTTCTGTACGTCTTCGACATTGCACCTCTCGTCCAGATCCTTTACGAGAATAACTATAATATACatgaattttatatattttaaataataataataataagaataaAGTATTAGAATTagattataaataaatttatgtTTTACTAATTAGAACAAATTTAGGGCTATATGATATTTGATGTGTCTCAAACTCCTAATTGGTGTGATCTACTTAtccataaatatatatttatattaatccATGCGGTTACTCGAGTCTAACAATCAAACCCTATGGAAGCTGCATAGAAAAGAAGAGTAGGCGAAGTCAGAGGACAAACTGAGTAGAGTCATCAATTTAATTCATCAAATACAAGGTCTTCTTCAAGCTCTTAGTTCTCAGGTTACTATATTAGTTCCTAACTTACTTTTAATGTTGTCAATGTTAATTAAAGTATTATTTCGATCATGATATATGCTTTCGTAGTTGATGTTTtgtatcattatatatattattatattaagaTTATAGATTTTTAGGTGTGATAAATACATGCTATTAATTGTTGACAAGTATAGATTGTAGATTAATTAACTCTATTTGTATACACATATTAACCCAATAATACAAGGTATGTTACTATTTTATTAAATCAAGTATAACCATGTGCTCATGTGTGTAGTTTTGTGTCCACCAAATTCATGATTTTATTATAAGGTTAAATCGAGTATTAGACTTAatgtttttatatatattattaatttatgAGGTGCTTTGTTTATGAACTAgattaataaattatatatgttAATTTTGTTAGTAAGTGTGGCTGTAATTGCAAATGTACTactattttaattttaatttgatgTTATGTGAATGGTTTAATCCAGGACTATGTTAAGAGCAATATTAATTCAGGTTATACTTTAAACATCATTATTTATGTTAATAATATTTTGATAATGTACGTCGTCATcatcatatgagttgagtatcATGCATAACAGAGGCAAGTCAGGGTTTTTTTTTAGTTGTTCAATACTAATTCATTTGGTGTCTTGTTTATAAATTAAAATGATTAAACTTTGATCTACTAATTTGGCAGGAGTAAAAGTAACGTGGTGTACATGTAATACTAATTTAATTTGTTATGCAAACTTTAAGAAGTTATGTTTACAGAGGTCTGGGACATCATTATATCTACTAGTATTTTAATAATATAGGTGCATCTAGTAGTCAGGAGCATTCCTAGTATTTGAATGTTAGTAATTTAGTTATATATTTGTACTAGTGCATGACTAATTAGGCCTAATGCACGAGTAATAAATGTGTTattaaataatagaaataatCTAAAAAGGAACTTATactaataataaattattaattattctttattttatttttttatgttaTTTAGATCAGGGTCGGGGAATTTAGCGGAGTGTTTGCGGATCTCGTTAGTATTAGAGTTTGCGATATTTGAGGTACGGATTCTATCCCCtttttattcagcgctactcATCTTAAAATTGAATGTCTCTAATTCACTCAATTCCATATTTTATTTGCTCCGTTAATATTATCTGATCATTTTgacttccgaaaattattttaaaatttgatttggaaaattttagatatctgtttatgcgattttcaaaaattatttatgacaccctttgttttggaaatctgaattacttgtatcaggtgattttaaatttgcgagaatattttattttgaacccttagtgatttagggtataccgagttaaccagctgtaggggtactacagccatgtcattgcggcaccagtgacatgacacttccgtgacagtgtgattggtcacggcgtatccttctgttagctcttgggaggagcttttgcgcatttgatatttgttcaggatacatgggtgcacccagagtttgatttgtgatttgatttatggtgacgttgtatatgccgtacacgttatccattatgttgcacgcattaggtaccctatgatgtgtgtatttgtatctgttctgatctcggtatgaaatatcctaacccctcgttgcttcagccttacttatttttaaaattgttgtgTTATTATAATTTTGCAGATTGtttatttctgatctctttgttttacaattgtattccaaatccgtactgggcgtttggctcacgccgtattctttttctggcaggtgcttaggggaaTCTGGGattgtgtgatggagagctaccccaATTCGTTGATTAGGATTTCAGAATGTTATCATTAGttgacttaattatttatttagagaattcagaatttatattattgttttaaacagtttggagatttaatattattctgacgattttagactgtttaatttttttatttagagatatattagtgctctgtttgcaggtttatggattataagtaatatttcccttctattttaagaagggggtgttacagagatggtatcagagcttaggttctttcttgtagaaagcctacttaggttgacctgtgagcttgggtagacgataggatgggTGTTCCATTTAATTTCGTTTCATTATGCTCTTTATCGTTTCATTTTGCTTTATCATTTGAAATCTGTTTGTAACTGCTTCATCATATTTATTCTCGTACTCTTCATTCGTTCGCTatcttatattgtagatgcctCCTAGACGTGATCCCTTTCATATTGACCCCGCTCAGCTTACTGAGATGATAGGGCAAGCAGTGGCTCAGGCTGTACAGCAGGCTTTGGCaaaccaaggaaatcagaatggagagGGAAATCAGAATGGAGAAGGGAATCAAAATGGAGAGGGAAATCAAAATGGACACGAAAATCAGAATGGCAATGGTAATCAGAATCAGAATGGTCAGGGCCATCAGTTAGAGCCGTTTGTATGGTTGGAGAGGTTTGTGAAGCAGAAACCAGATTCTTTTAGTGCAGCACCGACTCCTATTGAtgctgaaaattggattgttcatCTCGAGAAGATTTTTGATGCAATGGGTTGTGATGAAATTCAGAAGGTCAGGTTAGCTGTGTATAAGTTGGAGGGGGATGCTCAGAGGTGGTGGAGAGGAGTGAAAGCTACTAAAGGGGAGCAGTATACAGAGGCTTTGGAATGGCAGAGATTCAAGGAAGTATTCTATGAGCAATACTTTTCTAATGCTGATAGGGAGGCTTATTTGAGGGAGTTTCATTCTATTATGCAGCACCAGGATGAGAGCATTACTGATTATATGGCGAGGTTTATAAGGCTGGCTGGATTTGCTGGGACAGTTGCAGGGACTGCTGCGCAGCAGGCTAATAAATTTAAATGGGGGTTGAAGTCTCATCTGAGGGGttccataatttcttttaaatttgataatgtggcagaggcggctgatgcagcaaaggatgttgagaaggagcgcatagatttcaggacttccaggtctaacagtggtagtaagaggactagggatgatcagggttttgcacagggtagacagtggtatggaggtcagaatggtcagcagggacagtggcgcggacagaatcagaataggggtggtcagtcattccacggccggaatcagtatgttggtcagaatcagaatcagcagTTTCAGCGACAGAAGTAGCCTAGACAGTGGCAGAATCGTCAGCAGGGATAGAGCCGTTACTCAGTATATGGGGGAAACCCCAATATGATTCCAGTGGCTCCTTGTGCTACATGTGGTGGACATCATCCAGGTAGAGCTTGTTACAGACAGACTGGGGCTTGTTTCTTATGTGGTAGCATGTCCCATAAGGCAAGGGATTGCACAGTGTCACGCAACCCTGGTGGAGGAGGAGCTGTCGGTGGTAGTGGCAGTGGAAGTCAGCAGAATCCTACAGCCAGAGTGTTTGCATTGACGGCAAATCAGGCAGCAGCTAATTCAGGTACCGTTTCAGGAACACTTCTTGTTGGTAGACGTGAtgcttatgtgttatttgatactgGTTCAACCCATTCTGTTGTGTCTTTATCGTTTGTTCGTCATCTTGACGTTGCACCTTCATTATTATATCCTCATATGTCTATTTCTACCCCGATGGGGAATTCTGTTGTTATTTCTGATGTGTATCGAGAGTGTCCGATAGCTGTTGGAGATAGAAGATGTAAGGTTAACTTGCTTCCCATGGAGATGCATGACTTTGATATTATTTTGGGCATGGATTGGTTGAGTGAACATCGTGCCACAATTGATTGTCAAGGAAAAAGGGTGATCTTTGGGGATGTAGATAAACCAGAATTTGTATACCAAGGGTCTCAGCCGAAAGGGGAGGTTAAATTAATTTCCGCTCTAAAGGCGAGCAAACTTTTATCTAAGGGTTGTGATGGCTACCTTGCTTTCGTGAAGGATACATCGAAGGATGAACCTCGCATCGAGGATTATCCAGTTGTGAAGGAGTATGAAGATGTGTTCCCCGATGAGCTACCAGGTTTGCCACCACATAGAGAGGTGGAGTTTACTATTGAACTAGTTCCTGGTGCTGAGCCTATTTCCAAGGCGCCTTACCGTATGGCACCACTtgagttgcaagaattgaaggagcagttgcaagagttgttggataggggatttatcagaccaagtgtgtctccatggggcgctcctgtgttgtttgtgaagaagaaggatggttctatgagattgtgcattgactatagggagttgaataaggtgactgtcagaaacaggtatcctttgccacgcatcgatgacttgtttgatcagttacaaggggcgaagtacttttcgaagatagatttgagatctggttaccatcagttacgagttagggaggaagacgttccgaagactgcatttcgcactcgttatggtcattatgagtttctcgtgatgtcctttgggttgacgaatgcaccggcggtatttatggatttgatgaatcgggtctttcatgattatctggataaattcgtggtggtcttcatcgatgatatcttgatatactctaggagcagagaggagcatgaggagcatttacgtactgtacttgaaattttgagggagaggaagttgtttgcgaaattttccaagtgtgaattctggttggaggaagtggcattcttggggcatgttgtatctggtaggggcattgagttggatcctgcgaaagtcgaggctattactaattggcccagacctagcaatgtgacagaggtaaggagtttcttGGGTTTGGCAGGCTACTATAGGCGTTTTGTGGAAGGTTTCTCTTCCATAGCTTTACCATTGACTCAGCTAATGAGGAAGGGAATTAAGTTCAAGTGGAATGATGATCgtgagaagagctttcaagagttaaagaagaggttggtgtcagctccaatacttgtgttgccatcagggagtggaggttttcaggtgtatagtgatgcttctaagagaggattggggtgtgttcttatgcaacatgggaaagtgatttcttacgcttctaggcagcttaaaccatatgaggtgaattatcctacccatgacttggagttagcagcagtggtctttgctttgaagatctggagacactatctttatggagagacttgtgacatctttactgatcacaagagt
Encoded here:
- the LOC141665901 gene encoding uncharacterized protein LOC141665901 produces the protein MLFRSGSGNLAECLRISLVLEFAIFEMPPRRDPFHIDPAQLTEMIGQAVAQAVQQALANQGNQNGEGNQNGEGNQNGEGNQNGHENQNGNGNQNQNGQGHQLEPFVWLERFVKQKPDSFSAAPTPIDAENWIVHLEKIFDAMGCDEIQKVRLAVYKLEGDAQRWWRGVKATKGEQYTEALEWQRFKEVFYEQYFSNADREAYLREFHSIMQHQDESITDYMARFIRLAGFAGTVAGTAAQQANKFKWGLKSHLRESESAVSATEVA